The following nucleotide sequence is from Cellulosilyticum sp. I15G10I2.
TATGTCGCTTTCTTACTTAGAAATATCACCCCTTTTTTCCCTAAACCCTATTTAGTCAAAAAAAATCAAGCCTTGATCATACGTTCGTTCCAAAGCTTGATGCTAATATACTTCCGCCTACTACATGACATGCCCTTTGTCTTAGCACACTACCCGTTCACATGATATTTTTACAGGAAACAAAATTTTTCTGGCGCCCTATTCGACTGTCATAGGTAAGAAAGCACCTCATTCCAGTAGCTTTCATCTACTGGGATCCCTTTTTTCTGATTTTCATTTCTTGTTGCTACTGACCTTTCGTTAGGATAATAGATTTTCCCGCCATCTTCAACAGGTTCCGAAGACTTAATGTAAGCAATAGTATCTTCAACCCATTTTTCCATATATGAAGCATCTCCCAATTTGCTAGTATCAAATGCAATGAATATCTGGCTGATTGAAGTCTCGGCTGGCAGTTTCCCAATCTCATAGGTAGAATTGCCTTGGGATAATATAGCTGCAAGCAGATCAAGCATAATGGAGAGCCCCGATCCTTTCCAAAATCCAATAGGCAGCACATGTTTTGACTCCCAAAGAAGTTTTGGATCACTTGTCAAATGCCCTTCTACATCATATCCTCCTGGGACAGGAAGCATTTTTTCTTCTTTAGCCATTTTTTCAATCATGCCATATGAGTACTGGGACACAGCCATATCAAGCATGATATGACCATTCTTTGTAGGCACTGCTAGTATAAATGGATTATTACCTATTCTATTTTCCCGTCCTCCCCATGGCGGCATGTTAGGCATTGTATTGGTAAAACAAATACCGATACATCCCGAGTCAGCTGCCTGCAGTCCATATGCCCCTCCCCTCATCCAATGATTGGTATTTTTTAAGGCTACACATCCTATACCATGTGTTGATGCCAGTTCAACAGCCCTTCCCATAGATCTTCTAGCATTCGAAGGCCCGATACCCATTTGCCCATCCCATTGTTCCAAAGGCCCAAAGCCGTTTAAGATGACAGGTACCGCATTCACTTTTATATAACCTTTTTTTATATAATCAATGGTCCTTGGAAATCTGTTTAGACCATGGGTATAAACACCATCCCGGCTATTTTGAGCAAAGAGTTCTGCATTCTCCATAGCAAGCTCAGATTCAAAACCCATTTTTATTAGCACCTGATAAAACACCACTTTCATTTCATCATACATTATTCTCATCGTTTATGCCTCACTTCCTCATTTGAATATTTTCCTTCAAACTTTTTCTTCCTACAAAATACTATGTTATTGATACCTTATTTATCGTTTTCTTTTTTTAGCAGATCTTCCATCTGCGCTTTAGCGTCTGGAGATAATGAATCTATAAGATAATTGTGTTCTGCTGTCTGCCTTTCTTTATAAGCCTGCTGTATGCTTTCACTAGCTCTCTCAATCTCAACTTTCAGTTCTCTTGCTGATAACAAAGCACATCCAGCTCCCCTGATAATAATCTGCTGCAAGCCATCTGATGTTGCAACAACTATTTTATATTTTTTCTGGTTGTCATGGGCGAACCTTTCAATATACTGATCTGCCGTCTGCGCCTCTCTCGTATAGACCATACGGATATTATGATAGTTGATAACTTCCTCAAGATGTCCCTGTACACGATAAGCATCAAATACAACGATGATCTGACACTTTATAATCCCCTGATAATTACTTAGAGCCTCAAGCAATTTTATTTTGGCCCCGTCCATATTATCCTGGGCAAGTTCTTTTAGCTCAGGCCATGCAAAGATAATATTATAGCCATCCACAAGGAGATACTCTTCTTTGTATTCTTTTTCTTTTTTTACATAATTTACAGGTTCATAATAACTTTCTCGGGCTGTTTTTTGTTTTTTCCAAACTGACTTTTTGCCTTGATTTGCAAAAAAGGTACCATGTATTATTTTGTCAATCTCTTCTAAATCAATCCATCTTTCTTCCGTATAGGAGGTCTTATTTTGAACAACTTCTTCCACGCCCACCTCTTTTTTCTGAAGGTAGCTTTCAACATGCATGTAGTTCTTTACTTCATCCCAAGCCACCAAGAAGCCGGTGCCATGGGCACAAAATACGGAACCTGTTGGATTTTCTATATCTCTTTCAGAATCATATCCGATACTATCTATGACTTCTTCTACATTATGGCATGGCGCATATCCCTTTAGACTGCAAAACAGTCTCCCATGGCCTTTGGTATAAGCGATTACCTCCTGCTGATAATTCCTCATGGTAACAACTGGGGCACTTCCCACAAGAATTGCCGTCTCACCATTTATTTCAGAAACTTCGCATGTACCCTGCATTTTCTCAATGTCTGTCATTGCCCTTCCTACCATTTTCTCTGGCAACTCCAACCAGAAGGCATAGTAAGGCTCCAGCACTATGGATTCTGCTTCTTTTAAGCCCTGGCGCACTGCACGATAGGTGGCCTCTCTAAAATCTCCACCTTCTGTATGTTTATTGTGTGCTCGGCCTGAGATTAAAGTGATCTTTATATCTGTAATCGCCGATCCTGTTAAAACACCCTTATGTGCCTTTTCTTCAAGGTGGGATAAAACCAGTCTTTGCCAGCTTTTTGCCAGCACATCCTCACTACAGTCTGATCCAAATTGCAGGCCGCTTCCTGGTACCCCCGGCTCAAGCAGCAGATGCACCTCCGCATAGTGTCTCAGCGGCTCAAAGTGCCCAACTCCCTCTACGATACTCGCAATAGTCTCTTTATAGACAATCTTTCCTTCATTAAATATTACTTTAATGCCAAAACGCCTTTCTATAAGACTCTGTAAAATTTCAATCTGAACTTCTCCCATAATCTGCGCTTGAATTTCCTGCAGCACTTCATCCCAAACAATATGAAGTTCTGGTTCCTCTTCCTCTATCTGACGCAGCTTAGGAAGTATCACTCTTGGATCACAGTCATCCGGCAATATAATCTGATACGACAGTACAGGTTCAAGCGACGGTGTATCTGAAGCTTTCTCTATCCCTAAGCCTTCTCCTGATCTAGTTTGACTGAGGCCTATGACAGCGCATACAGAGCCTGCTTGCACCTCATTTACTGCCTCGTATTTCTGCCCAGAATAGAGACGGATCTGATTAACTTTCTCTTCCCAAATGCCATTTGTTAAAATATCCTTCACCTTAAGTCTGCCGCCTGTAAGCTTCATGTATGTCAGCCGGTTTCCTTGATCGTCCCTTGTTATTTTGAATATTTTAGCTCCGAATGCATCGGGATAGGAAGGAATACTTGCATACTTCACAATACCTTCTATAAATGCCTCAACACCTTCTAATTTTAAAGCCGAACCAAAAAAACACGGAAATACTTTGCGCTTCATGATCGCTTTTTTAATCTGAAAAGTTTCAATATGTTCTGCTTCCAAATAGGCTTCCATCAGTATTTCATCACACATCGCCAGTTGATCGTAAAAGTCCTCTGTCTTGCTTTGTTCAAATACAACACAGCCATCATCCAGTTGCTTTTTCAATTCTCTCATTATTTTTTCCTTATTCGTCCCACTTTGATCCATCTTATTGACGAATAAAAAAACGGGTATCTGATATCTGTCTAAGAGCCGCCATAATGTTTTGGTATGCCCCTGTACACCATCTGCACCACTTATGACTAGAATAGCATAATCCAATACCTGGAGTGTGCGCTCCATTTCAGCCGAAAAATCTACATGTCCAGGAGTGTCTAATAAGGTAATCTGGATTTCATCTACCTCAAACATAGCTTGCTTGGAGAAAATAGTGATGCCTCTTTCCCTTTCTAGCTCATAGGTGTCTAAATAGGCATCCTTATTATCCACTCTTCCTAATTTTCGAATTTTACCACTCTGATAAAGCATGCTCTCTGATAATGTCGTCTTACCTGCATCCACATGTGCTAATATTCCAATGACTAATTTTTTCATAATTTATTTCAAATCCTTCATTTGTAGTCTATTTTTAAAGTTTTCTGCGTTTAGGTCCGTATGGCGTTTGTTCTACTATTATGATACCAGTAAGTTTGGAATATGACAAATAGTTGTATTACTTTCATACTAAAAATAAAAACGAAAATGTACCCGGTATCTTAGCGAGACAAAAAAGCATCCAGATTTCAGCCTGAATGCTTTTTTGATTCTTATAATAAATTTCTATATTCTCTTCTACCATCAACAATAGCATATATTATAACTGTCTGATTCCCCTCATTTATCTTATAAAACACAAGATGCTTTTCAACAATTATTACTCTATATCCTTGCTTTTTTAATATAGAATATCTTGGTATACTTCATAATTCAGGAAACTTTTGAAGAAGATTGATTGCAGTTTCTATTTTTTCCAGATATCTTAACGCAATATCTACATCACTAGAACATAATAGTGTTGTGATACTCGTTCATCTCCTTGAGAGTTCGCTTCTTGTAACTAAGAATGACTCCACTACTTTATGTGCTTTTACTAATGAGCTGGATGTTGGGTGGCTTTTCTATCTCTTCGTATGTCTAACGAGGTTGTAACACATAAAACACGGTGGTAACTACTCTATTTTATTATTATTTAAGCTGAGGTGTAACTAGATGATTATTGTTGGTATTGATATAGCTAAAAATAAACATGATGTAATTATTATTGATTCTAACGGTAATACATTAACCAAATCCTTTAGAATTTCTAACTCTCACTGCGTTCTTGGGAACATATCAACTACAAAATCAAGACCTCTAATATAAATCTATATCCAATTTTCTAACAAATTTTCATCAATAATTGCCATACTTCCTTACCAATAATTTTACTATAATATTTTGATTATTTCTTGTAGATTTTCAATCCAACTATTTAAAAGTTTTGTATCGCTTCTCAATTGTGCTGCATTCTTTTCATAACCTTGTAGCAGTTTGATTTGATGTTCATAATAACACCGCCACTTTATAAACATCTTCTTGCTATCCAAAAAGTTACCCCACTCATTATTATTTATCTGACCTTGTAGCGCTTCAATTTGTATTTTGAAGTTCTCAGCTGGCAACCCCATTTGTTTTTTGAAATCGGAAAATATAAACTGTTTTTGGAACAGTTTTTTCTTCTGCCAATTTTGATATTGATCAAAAAAAACATCTGCAAGACTCTTAAACAAGAATGACAAATTATCAAAATCAACCTGTGTTTGCATACTATTTGATTTTTCCTTGTCATTGCTAATTAAACCACTATCCATCAATACTTGATAGGACATGATTTCTTTTCCGTTATACTGTTTTGCCATTACAACAGAAACCGCATAGCCCACTCCTGCAATCTCGGCATCCGTAATTAGTTCTTCAAGTGATTTGTAAAATTCTTCTGTTGTAATTCCCAGTGAAAATGCCACAATTTCAACTGCTTTAACAGCCGTATCTGTTTTTACAAATCCGGGGGCTATTGAGTATGTAATAATGCCCGTTCCTTCAATTTCTTCACACAAGGTATTACAAAACTCCATCTGCGCAGTTTTAAATATTTCATAAGCCGACATATACGGAGTTGGAGCCGCTGATGGTACAAAGACAATAATCCCGCCTGTGTCCTTCATGGAAGAAATAAATTTTTTCGTTAAAAGGACAGGTGCTCTCAAGTTTACAGCATAACTTAGATCCCAATCGGATATTGAAACCGTGTCAATCGCTCCCATCGGAACAATGGCGGCATTATTTATCAGAACATCAAGACGTGTGTATTTGTCCATAATATACTTGTACAACTTATCAATCTGCCTTTCATCTGTAATGTCAATCTGAAAAAAATCCACAATACCATTAAGGTCTTCCGCATTTATCAGTTTCTGAGCCTGCTTTCCTCTGCCAGCATCTATTTCCGCAATGATTACATGAGCGCCCATGTAGGCAAAAGCCCGTGAAGCCTCAATGCCTATTCCACCTCCACCGCCTGTAATCAACACAATTTTATTTTTAAGTGCGTTTTTGTCATAATTATTTTTCTCCAGAATCATATTGTTCCTCCTTGAAAGGTGTACTATTTTTCATAGTTATTATTTGCTCCTAGTATATCAACAAACCAGTTTGATTCTGGGTAAGGTATTTCAGGATTAAGGGCTATCATTTCCACATATGCTTCTATGGAAAGCCAAAATGTCATTGCTAACGCCATAGGATTTCCTTTGCGAATCATTCCTTGACGTTGACCTTCTTCAATAGTAATAATTGATTTAACAATAATGTCGTTTTGTTCCAGTTTTTCTTTTATATGGATTGGTAAGTTCTGATTGCGTTGTGCTTGTTTCATCAATACAAAATATTTAGCATAATCATGGTCTAATTTTACTACATCGAAAATATGGTTTGCTGATTTTATAAAGTATTCAACAGGATTGTCATATTGAGGGAAATATTGTCCTGTACGTCCTGCTAATGCAATGTTAATCAATTCTTCATGTAAAACATCGACTGATTCAAAATAATGATATAGCAATCCAAGGCTCATTCCTGCTTCCTCTGCAATATCATTTATTTTAGTTGCTTCATAACCTTTGCAAGCGAAAAGCTTCAGACCAGCTCGCAAAATATCTTGCCGCCGTTTTTCTTTTTGTTCTTCTCTTTTTGTCATTACACGCTCCATCTTATTAAAATATATTTCATTGAAATTATTTTCAATATTTTATCAAATAATCAACTACAAGTCAATATGGAGACCGAAAAGTATATATAGCACCGTTTTTATATACTCTATTACCGTCTATGGTATGATGTGTGTACTCATATCCAAAGCTGAAAGATGAACGGTAAAATGGAATAGCTTTAACAATAGCACCCTAGTCTCAACCTATCCTATAAACAGCAGTTCCCATGTCTCGCAAGGCAAAAAGCCGTTCTGTAGTCTTAACCTTAAATTATATTTTATATTCCAAACCATACTTGGAGGAAAAAAACAAGGTTTCCAGCAATCGATTGTTTTTACCGAAAGTCTGAAAACCTTTGATTTCAAGCCCTTTAGAGTCTATTTATTTATCTTTGCGTGACATCAAACAGACCGTCTCCACATGGGTAGTATGCGGAAACATATCTACAGGCTGTACTTTTTCTACTTGAAAACCATTTTGTGTCAGATACGCTAAGTCTCGCGCCAGCGTAGCTGGATCACAGGACACATAAACTATATTTTTTGGATTCATCGTAATGAGTGTTTCTAAAAGTTTTGGGTCGCAGCCTTTTCTTGGTGGGTCTACTACAATAGTATCAGCTATAATGCCTTCTTGATACATCTTCGGAATAACTTCTTCGGCTTTTCCCACATAAAATGCTGCATTAGTAATATGATTAAGTTCAGCATTAGCTTCAGCATTTTCTATAGCTTCTGGCACAATTTCTACCCCATATACCTTTTTAGCTTTCTCAGCTAAAAAAAGAGAAATAGTCCCTATACCACAATAGGCATCCCACACAGTCTCTGTACCCGTTAGGTTTGCAAACTCTAAGGCTTTATCATATAATACTTTGGTTTGCAGCGGATTAACTTGAAAGAAAGATAAAGGGGATATTTTAAACTTCAGGTGTCCTATAGTATCTATAATATAAGAAGCGCCATAGATCACTGTCATCTGAGTGCCTAAAATCACATTCGTTTGATCTGTATTGTGATTTAAAACAATACTTTTGACTGCCTCTATTTCTTTTAGCTGCTCAATCAGTTTATCTTGATGGGCTAAAGTATTGCCGTTAATAACAAGACATACCATAATCTCTTGGGTGTGATAAGCCGTTTTAATTAAAAGATGCCTCACTAGCCCTTGATGGGTTTCTTCATTGTAAATAGAAATATTATACTTAAGAAGAAAGTTTTTGACGATCTCTATAATACGTTCATTTCTAGGATCTTGAATATCACAACCTTCTGAGGCCACTATACGATGACTTCTCTTAGCAAAAAAGCCTATTTTAAGTTCTCCGTTTTCTTTGCGGATAGGATATTGTGCTTTATTGCGATAGTTAAAAGGCATCTCCATTCCGAGGGTGTCTTCTACCTGTATATCTTGAAGACCTCCTATGCGTCTTAGTGCCTCTTTGACTTTCTTAGTCTTCCATTTAAGCTGTTCACTATATGCAATATGTTGCAGCTGACAGCCACCGCATAAGCTTGCACTACTGCATCTTGGCATAGTACGGATAGGTGAAGGCTCAATAATACGCAGCATCTTACCATAAGCAAAACTTTTTTTAGCCTTTACAATATGAACTTCTGCTTTATCACCTGTCACTGTATGAGGTACAAATACTATAAAATCATCTATCTTCCCTATACCTTCTCCTTCTGCCCCAATATCTATGATCTCTATCTCATACCGTTCATTTTTATTAAGTGGTGTTTCCATGTTTTGCTCCTAATTTAAGTTTTTTGACTCATCATTGCCTTTTAACAAAAGTGATTTGATAGCTTGTGCCAGAGCCTGATCATCTAGTTTCTGCATCTTATCCATTGTATTTCTTTGAATATATCTATCTAAAAGCGACGAAACCTTTTTAGGCTGATCTTCTTTTTCAGGTTGATTTTCTTTTTTCATTCTAGTTCTCCTCCTCACTAAATTCACAAACAGTCTTGTGACACACACAATTTCTGCACTTAATATATGATGTTTCTGGCTGCACCCGGCTACTATCATCTAACATATTTCTCATTTGAGTTAGGGTGTATTTAAGTTGTTTTCTTATTTTATAAGTATTTTTGATCGTAAACGTTTTATTAGCATAAACGAGTTTACCATAGGGCGGCCTTTTGTCATAGACCTCCTCAATAATTAAAAAATAAGCAGCTAATTGATAAATGTCACCTAGATGTGGGACATCTTCTTTTAGCGTACCACTTTTTATCTCAAGCGGAATGTATTTTTTTAAAAACCATGTTTGAAAAATATAATCTGGTTTGCCTTGAAGCTGAAGCTTAGGGGCTATAAGGAGTTTAGTTCCCTTCTGATCTGCATAAATGGGTGAGGCCAGCCTCACACCTAAATCTCTTTTATTTTTCACCTTATACTGAGGCTTTAAACACATGCAAAGCGCCAAAACAATAAGTACAAGTATCCCCATTTGAAAAATTACCGCCATTTGATCACCAACGCTAAGCCTATAATTATTAACAATAAGATTAGAAGATCTTGTAAAACTTTTTTCAAACGATAGTTTCTATAATATCTGTTGTGGAATTTCTGTCCTTTTACAAAATTTGATTCATGCTGGCTAGATTGTATCCCTAAGGCCTTATAGCGTTCTGAAATTGCACGTGCGCCATAATATCTCGTATAATACCATTGAAAAGGACAATAAATAAATCGATTGATTTCATTAGCTGATATTTTGTGACTGTTATTTTTCATAGATTAACTTTTCGAATATTCCTATTTAAAATTTTATGATAGCCAGCATAAATATCGTCACCCTGCGTTGTTCTTAAAAATTCTTCAACCATTTTAAGCTTAGCATCTGCATAGTCTGCTAAGTGTACAATCATGGCTTCTAAGCATTTAGGTCTTTTGGGAGAACCATATTCATATTCTCCATGGTGTGAAAGTATAATATGCTTAATAAGCATTTCTAATTCTTTGGGAAACCCTTCTATCTGGCTAATCCTGTCATGAATAAACTCTGCCCCCATTACAATGTGACCTATAAGTTGTCCTTCATCTGAATAATCATTTTTTGGGAAGTTGGTGAGTTCATAAAGCTTTCCTAAATCATGGAGCAAACAGCCTGCAATAACTAGGTCCTTATTTATACCAGTATAGAGCTCTGCCATGCTAACCCCGAGTTTAGTAACTGTTACAGTATGTTCTAACAAGCCACTTAAGTAAGCATGATGAACACTTTTAGCTGCACTATGCACTAGAAATTCTTGGTAGATTCCTTCATCATAAAAAATATCCTCGAGCAGTTTTTTAACAAATGGCTGCTGCACTTGTTCAATAAATGTAAAGAGTTCTGTCTCAAGCTGCTCTACATCCTTTAATGTATGAGGTATAAAATTTTTCAAATCATACTCAGAAGCTTCTGCTTTTTTAAGTTTAGTAATACTTAGCTGAAGATTATCTTGGTATAAAAGGACTTCTGCCTCAACACTTACTATATCATCCACCTCAAAGGGCATAATGCCACTATGTAGTGACCATATTTTCCCATCTATTATTCCTGTACGATCCTGCAATTTAACCGTGCAATAATCTTTGCCGTTTTTATTTTTTAAGACTTGTTTATATTTACACAAATATTGTGCCTTTATATTCTCTTGCGCTTTTAAATCACAAATTAAGGTCATATCATCTCTCCCTATTGTATTCTACAGTAATACTACCAAAACTTCTTGCTCTTTTCAATGACCCGAACGTAATTATATGAAAAAGACATAGTAACTGCTTAATGCATAACTATGTCTTTTGCTATTATCTATAGGATACTTTGGGCATTTCTCTAAGTTTAAGCTGAAGTGTTTTTTTCTCATTATTTCTAATAATCTTGACTTCTACAGCATCTCCCACCTTTTTAGTATTTAAAAGCTCTTTAAGCTGATTCATGCCTGTAATTTGAATACCATCAAACTGAAATAAAATATCATTAGCTCTCATCCCTGCAAGTTCTGCGCTGCTGCCTGCTGCTACTTCTACAATATAAACCCCTATCGGTATCTCGTATAGTTCTGCTGCCTTTACATCAATATCTTTGCCTACAATACCTAATGCAGGTCTAGATATTTTACCATTTTGTAATATTTCTTCGATAATTGGTTTAATATCATTAATAGGTATTGCAAAACCCATACCTTCTATTTGACTGTCTACTAACTTGATCGTATTAATACCTATTACTTCCCCTGTCGGACCTACAAGAGCTCCGCCACTGTTACCAGGATTGATTGCAGCATCGGTTTGGATGAGTTTTAACTTCTTATCTACAAGCTGCACTTCTCTATTAAGTGCACTGATAACCCCTACAGTAACTGTATTATTATAAGCTTCATCAATAGGGTTTCCTATGGCTACTGCAAGTTCTCCCACATGTAAATAATCACTGTCTCCAAGCGGTGCCACCTTAATATCATTCAGTGCTTCTGCAGGAATATCTGATTTTTCTACAGCTATTACAGCTATATCTGTTACTGTGTCTGCCCCTATCATTTCTGCTTCAACCTTAGTATTGCCTAAAAAGTTAACGACTAAGCTGTTAGAACCTTCTACAACATGGGCATTGCTCACGATATAGATCTTTTTGTCATCTTGTTTAAAAATAACGCCTGAACCAAGACCTGCTTGATTAAACTCACCATACCATGTCGTTACAACTTGATTATTTTTGATAGAAACAACTGATGGCCCAATATTATTTGCAATATCTGTAATTGAATTATTGGTTGTAAGCGGAAGTACTCTGTTTGCACCTTCTAATATATTACCTGTAAGCTGTCCGTCTTGCCCATTATTGATCAGTCCATTATTTTTGTGGTTTGTATTATAATAATCATTGGCATAAGGTGATAAAAAGGCAAAACTTGCACCAATAGATAGTCCTCCTACCAAACTGACTACTACTAGTCCTGTGATAAACTTGCCAAAAGATCCTTTTTTCTTCTGAGGCTGCGAAGCATGTTCATCCGACCTATATACTGGAATCTGCTGGCTATAAGAAGGTTCCTGATAGGGGGGAGATGGTATCTGCTCCTTATAGGCCATAGGATTTGCGTCATAAATAGCATCATTATAACTGGATTCACTAAATTTATTAACATCTATATACTGGTTTTCATTATTATAACTTGATGATGATTCATAGGGTGAATCATCACCATTATTAAATGGATTTAAATGATTGTCGTCGTACATAAGTATTTCCTCCTTATCAATAATAGATTTTTGTAATGATAAGTATATACCTAGTTTATGAATTAATTATTAAAGCATTGTAAAAATAAACCCCTATTAATATGAACAAAATTTGTATGTTTTATAACTTTTTAGATGTGCTGATTGTAAAAGTAAAAGTAACGAGTTCATCTGCGTTAGAACTTACTTCGATTGTTTCATCATGCAGTTTAATAATCTCTTTAACAATTACAAGTCCTAAGCCCAGGCCTTTCTTATACTTGCCTCTGGAAGCATCGCCTTTATAAAATCTATTCCAGATATCTTTTTGTTCTTGTTCTGTAATAGGTTCGCCGCTGTTACCAATACCAATAACCATTTTATTATTTTTTAGACTTGTTGTAATTTTAATTATGCCATTATCATCTACAAATTTAAAGGCATTGTCTAGTAAATTTTGTATGACGCGGGCGATCATATCAATATCTGCCATCACATAAGGCTCATCTTCCTCAAATATGCTCTCAATATAAACATTTTTTTGCTTTGCAATAGGCTCAAAAGTTGCAAGTATACCTTTAATCATTGTTGTAATATTAAAAGTAACTTTTTGGATAGGTGTAGAACCTTCTTCCATTTTACTAAGTTCTAAAATCGTATTGGTCATCGTAATCATTCTCTGGGATTCACCAAGCACAATATTTAAATATTTTTCTTGATTATCTTTAGGAATTGTGCCGTCTAAAAGGGCAGTTACAAAGCCTTGAATAGATGTCAGCGGCGATCTTAGATCATGGGATACGTTTGCAATAAACTTCCTTCTGCTTTCTTCAATTTTATCGAGCTCTGTCGCCATATGATTGAGAGACAGTCCAAGTTCTGCTATCTCATCTTGACCTGTTACTTCAAGCCGCTTATCAAATTGCCCGCTGGCAATTTGCTTAGCTACTGTATTCATTTCTTTAAGAGGTTTTGTCATCTGTTTTGAAATAATATAGATCCAAATTAAAGCCAAAGTCGCGGTAATACTTACTACTTTTAAAATGATATTTCTGACTTCGTCTATTGTTTGAAGTATAAGGGGCATAGGGGTATGGATAAATAAGGCATACTGGATCTGCCCTAATACTTCGACCGGGTAGCCGATCGTCAACACTGGTGTTGAAAAGTATTCTTTAAAACCATCCTCTATTTTTACAATATTGCCATCAAATACTTTTTTTATAACAGCTGCATCCGGAATAGTTTTATCTACAAAGGGGACATTACTGTTTTCCGAAACCACAACAATCGTATTTGATCTATCAATAAGCCAAGTAGTAGACTGTAAATAGCTGTCCATTACCTGTATCCTGAAAAG
It contains:
- the yiaK gene encoding 3-dehydro-L-gulonate 2-dehydrogenase — its product is MRIMYDEMKVVFYQVLIKMGFESELAMENAELFAQNSRDGVYTHGLNRFPRTIDYIKKGYIKVNAVPVILNGFGPLEQWDGQMGIGPSNARRSMGRAVELASTHGIGCVALKNTNHWMRGGAYGLQAADSGCIGICFTNTMPNMPPWGGRENRIGNNPFILAVPTKNGHIMLDMAVSQYSYGMIEKMAKEEKMLPVPGGYDVEGHLTSDPKLLWESKHVLPIGFWKGSGLSIMLDLLAAILSQGNSTYEIGKLPAETSISQIFIAFDTSKLGDASYMEKWVEDTIAYIKSSEPVEDGGKIYYPNERSVATRNENQKKGIPVDESYWNEVLSYL
- a CDS encoding translation factor GTPase family protein, yielding MKKLVIGILAHVDAGKTTLSESMLYQSGKIRKLGRVDNKDAYLDTYELERERGITIFSKQAMFEVDEIQITLLDTPGHVDFSAEMERTLQVLDYAILVISGADGVQGHTKTLWRLLDRYQIPVFLFVNKMDQSGTNKEKIMRELKKQLDDGCVVFEQSKTEDFYDQLAMCDEILMEAYLEAEHIETFQIKKAIMKRKVFPCFFGSALKLEGVEAFIEGIVKYASIPSYPDAFGAKIFKITRDDQGNRLTYMKLTGGRLKVKDILTNGIWEEKVNQIRLYSGQKYEAVNEVQAGSVCAVIGLSQTRSGEGLGIEKASDTPSLEPVLSYQIILPDDCDPRVILPKLRQIEEEEPELHIVWDEVLQEIQAQIMGEVQIEILQSLIERRFGIKVIFNEGKIVYKETIASIVEGVGHFEPLRHYAEVHLLLEPGVPGSGLQFGSDCSEDVLAKSWQRLVLSHLEEKAHKGVLTGSAITDIKITLISGRAHNKHTEGGDFREATYRAVRQGLKEAESIVLEPYYAFWLELPEKMVGRAMTDIEKMQGTCEVSEINGETAILVGSAPVVTMRNYQQEVIAYTKGHGRLFCSLKGYAPCHNVEEVIDSIGYDSERDIENPTGSVFCAHGTGFLVAWDEVKNYMHVESYLQKKEVGVEEVVQNKTSYTEERWIDLEEIDKIIHGTFFANQGKKSVWKKQKTARESYYEPVNYVKKEKEYKEEYLLVDGYNIIFAWPELKELAQDNMDGAKIKLLEALSNYQGIIKCQIIVVFDAYRVQGHLEEVINYHNIRMVYTREAQTADQYIERFAHDNQKKYKIVVATSDGLQQIIIRGAGCALLSARELKVEIERASESIQQAYKERQTAEHNYLIDSLSPDAKAQMEDLLKKENDK
- a CDS encoding type II toxin-antitoxin system RelE/ParE family toxin, encoding MPRYSILKKQGYRVIIVEKHLVFYKINEGNQTVIIYAIVDGRREYRNLL
- a CDS encoding IS110 family transposase; its protein translation is MIIVGIDIAKNKHDVIIIDSNGNTLTKSFRISNSHCVLGNISTTKSRPLI
- a CDS encoding SDR family NAD(P)-dependent oxidoreductase → MILEKNNYDKNALKNKIVLITGGGGGIGIEASRAFAYMGAHVIIAEIDAGRGKQAQKLINAEDLNGIVDFFQIDITDERQIDKLYKYIMDKYTRLDVLINNAAIVPMGAIDTVSISDWDLSYAVNLRAPVLLTKKFISSMKDTGGIIVFVPSAAPTPYMSAYEIFKTAQMEFCNTLCEEIEGTGIITYSIAPGFVKTDTAVKAVEIVAFSLGITTEEFYKSLEELITDAEIAGVGYAVSVVMAKQYNGKEIMSYQVLMDSGLISNDKEKSNSMQTQVDFDNLSFLFKSLADVFFDQYQNWQKKKLFQKQFIFSDFKKQMGLPAENFKIQIEALQGQINNNEWGNFLDSKKMFIKWRCYYEHQIKLLQGYEKNAAQLRSDTKLLNSWIENLQEIIKIL
- a CDS encoding TetR/AcrR family transcriptional regulator, with amino-acid sequence MTKREEQKEKRRQDILRAGLKLFACKGYEATKINDIAEEAGMSLGLLYHYFESVDVLHEELINIALAGRTGQYFPQYDNPVEYFIKSANHIFDVVKLDHDYAKYFVLMKQAQRNQNLPIHIKEKLEQNDIIVKSIITIEEGQRQGMIRKGNPMALAMTFWLSIEAYVEMIALNPEIPYPESNWFVDILGANNNYEK
- the rlmD gene encoding 23S rRNA (uracil(1939)-C(5))-methyltransferase RlmD encodes the protein METPLNKNERYEIEIIDIGAEGEGIGKIDDFIVFVPHTVTGDKAEVHIVKAKKSFAYGKMLRIIEPSPIRTMPRCSSASLCGGCQLQHIAYSEQLKWKTKKVKEALRRIGGLQDIQVEDTLGMEMPFNYRNKAQYPIRKENGELKIGFFAKRSHRIVASEGCDIQDPRNERIIEIVKNFLLKYNISIYNEETHQGLVRHLLIKTAYHTQEIMVCLVINGNTLAHQDKLIEQLKEIEAVKSIVLNHNTDQTNVILGTQMTVIYGASYIIDTIGHLKFKISPLSFFQVNPLQTKVLYDKALEFANLTGTETVWDAYCGIGTISLFLAEKAKKVYGVEIVPEAIENAEANAELNHITNAAFYVGKAEEVIPKMYQEGIIADTIVVDPPRKGCDPKLLETLITMNPKNIVYVSCDPATLARDLAYLTQNGFQVEKVQPVDMFPHTTHVETVCLMSRKDK